In Tripterygium wilfordii isolate XIE 37 chromosome 15, ASM1340144v1, whole genome shotgun sequence, one DNA window encodes the following:
- the LOC120016844 gene encoding cyclin-dependent kinase F-4-like isoform X1, with amino-acid sequence MLPRKVNPRISWHGKGVCLCTLIISTSSAEDLCHIPFSSPIICFNKERATWCSASMERYKLIKEVGDGTFGCVWRAINKQSGEVVAIKKMKKKFYSWEECVNLREVKSLRKMNNPNIVKLKEVIREHDILYFVFECMECNLYQLMKDREKPFAEAQLRKWCFQVFQGLVYMHQQGYFHRDLKPENLLVTKDVIKIADFGLAREIDSQPPYTEYVSTRWYRAPEVLLQSYSYTSKVDMWAMGAIMAELFTLRPLFPGTSEADEIYKICNVIGSPTMETWADGLNLARAINYQFPQLGGVHLSAWIPSASEDAVNLIRSLCSWDPCHRPSAAEALQHPFFQSCFYVPPSLRSRTATTRTPPPARTRVGCEQQYGRRYQGALSNPKLPGNFPPPKLHASLGTGVQRKLEMANEVGCLAANKNDDTLKSSTEQPKYRPPGRKSPNSFNKGVAACGASDTAEKLSRMTMGPRRQSFGQPQLPKGGVQWTSGYLRPTQQIQPGRAYARKVAG; translated from the exons ATGCTGCCACGGAAGGTTAACCCAAGAATCAGTTGGCACGGAAAGGGAGTTTGTTTATGCACCTTAATAATTTCTACATCTTCTGCCGAAGATTTATGTCATATACCTTTTTCCAGTCCTATAATTTGTTTCAATAAAGAAAGAGCTACTTGGTGTTCAGCGAGTATGGAGAG GTACAAGCTAATCAAGGAAGTTGGGGATGGGACATTTGGTTGTGTTTGGCGAGCAATAAATAAGCAGTCTGGTGAAGTG GTTGCaattaagaaaatgaagaagaaattttATTCATGGGAGGAGTGCGTAAATCTAAGAGAAGTGAAG TCCTTGCGGAAGATGAATAACCCTAACATTGTGAAGCTAAAGGAAGTCATCCGTGAACATGACATATTGTATTTTGTCTTCGAATgcatg GAATGCAACCTTTACCAACTTATGAAGGACAGAGAGAAGCCTTTTGCAGAAGCTCAATTGAGGAAATGgtgttttcaagtttttcagGGGCTTGTCTACATGCATCAGCAAGGATATTTTCACCGTGACCTTAAGCCTG AGAACTTGTTGGTCACGAAAGACGTAATTAAAATTGCTGATTTTGGTCTTGCACGAGAAATCGATTCACAACCACCATATACTGAATATGTCTCAACGCGTTG GTATCGTGCCCCTGAAGTTCTGCTTCAGTCGTATTCATATACTTCTAAAGTTG ATATGTGGGCAATGGGTGCCATTATGGCTGAGTTGTTCACTCTGCGGCCCCTTTTTCCCGGCACAAG TGAAGCAGATGAAATCtataaaatatgcaatgtaatAGGCAGTCCTACCATGGAGACGTGGGCTGATGGACTAAATCTTGCAAGGGCTATTAACTATCAATTCCCACAG TTGGGTGGTGTCCATCTGTCTGCCTGGATACCATCAGCAAGTGAGGATGCTGTCAACCTTATCAGA tcCCTTTGTTCATGGGACCCTTGCCATAGGCCCTCAGCTGCAGAAGCCCTTCAGCATCCTTTTTTCCAG AGTTGCTTTTATGTCCCGCCGTCGCTTCGTTCCAGAACTGCTACGACTAGAACACCCCCTCCTG CCAGAACAAGGGTAGGCTGTGAGCAGCAATATGGTAGGAGATATCAAGGCGCTTTATCAAATCCAAAGCTCCCTGGAAATTTTCCTCCTCCTAAGTTACATGCCTCTTTGGGAACAG GAGTGCAGCGCAAACTGGAAATGGCCAATGAAGTAGGGTGTCTG GCTGCAAACAAGAATGATGACACCTTGAAGAGTTCCACCGAACAGCCAAAGTATCGACCACCAGGAAGGAAAAGCCCCA ATTCTTTTAACAAAGGTGTGGCTGCATGCGGAGCGTCTGATACAGCGGAGAAGCTGTCCAGGATGACAATGGGTCCTCGAAGGCAGTCTTTTGGTCAGCCACAGCTTCCCAAGGGTGGAGTACAGTGGACTTCTGGATATCTTCGCCCAACCCAACAGATTCAGCCTGGCAGAGCTTATGCTAGGAAAGTTGCAGGCTGA
- the LOC120016295 gene encoding protein transport protein Sec61 subunit gamma-like isoform X2, with protein MDAIDSVFDPLREFAKDSVRLVKRCHKPDRKEFTKVAFRTPIGFVVMGFVGFFVKLMFIPINNIIVGSG; from the exons ATGGATGCCATAGACTCGGTGTTCGATCCGCTCAGAGAGTTTGCGAAAGACAGCGTTCGCCTCGTCAAGAGGTGCCACAAGCCCGACCGCAAAG AATTTACGAAGGTGGCGTTCCGTACTCCTATTGGGTTCGTGGTGATGGGATTTGTCGGGTTCTTCGTGAAGCTGATGTTCATCCCTATCAACAACATCATCGTTGGATCTGGCTAG
- the LOC120016844 gene encoding cyclin-dependent kinase F-4-like isoform X2, translated as MLPRKVNPRISWHGKGVCLCTLIISTSSAEDLCHIPFSSPIICFNKERATWCSASMERYKLIKEVGDGTFGCVWRAINKQSGEVVAIKKMKKKFYSWEECVNLREVKSLRKMNNPNIVKLKEVIREHDILYFVFECMECNLYQLMKDREKPFAEAQLRKWCFQVFQGLVYMHQQGYFHRDLKPENLLVTKDVIKIADFGLAREIDSQPPYTEYVSTRWYRAPEVLLQSYSYTSKVDMWAMGAIMAELFTLRPLFPGTSEADEIYKICNVIGSPTMETWADGLNLARAINYQFPQLGGVHLSAWIPSASEDAVNLIRSLCSWDPCHRPSAAEALQHPFFQSCFYVPPSLRSRTATTRTPPPARTRVGCEQQYGRRYQGALSNPKLPGNFPPPKLHASLGTGVQRKLEMANEAANKNDDTLKSSTEQPKYRPPGRKSPNSFNKGVAACGASDTAEKLSRMTMGPRRQSFGQPQLPKGGVQWTSGYLRPTQQIQPGRAYARKVAG; from the exons ATGCTGCCACGGAAGGTTAACCCAAGAATCAGTTGGCACGGAAAGGGAGTTTGTTTATGCACCTTAATAATTTCTACATCTTCTGCCGAAGATTTATGTCATATACCTTTTTCCAGTCCTATAATTTGTTTCAATAAAGAAAGAGCTACTTGGTGTTCAGCGAGTATGGAGAG GTACAAGCTAATCAAGGAAGTTGGGGATGGGACATTTGGTTGTGTTTGGCGAGCAATAAATAAGCAGTCTGGTGAAGTG GTTGCaattaagaaaatgaagaagaaattttATTCATGGGAGGAGTGCGTAAATCTAAGAGAAGTGAAG TCCTTGCGGAAGATGAATAACCCTAACATTGTGAAGCTAAAGGAAGTCATCCGTGAACATGACATATTGTATTTTGTCTTCGAATgcatg GAATGCAACCTTTACCAACTTATGAAGGACAGAGAGAAGCCTTTTGCAGAAGCTCAATTGAGGAAATGgtgttttcaagtttttcagGGGCTTGTCTACATGCATCAGCAAGGATATTTTCACCGTGACCTTAAGCCTG AGAACTTGTTGGTCACGAAAGACGTAATTAAAATTGCTGATTTTGGTCTTGCACGAGAAATCGATTCACAACCACCATATACTGAATATGTCTCAACGCGTTG GTATCGTGCCCCTGAAGTTCTGCTTCAGTCGTATTCATATACTTCTAAAGTTG ATATGTGGGCAATGGGTGCCATTATGGCTGAGTTGTTCACTCTGCGGCCCCTTTTTCCCGGCACAAG TGAAGCAGATGAAATCtataaaatatgcaatgtaatAGGCAGTCCTACCATGGAGACGTGGGCTGATGGACTAAATCTTGCAAGGGCTATTAACTATCAATTCCCACAG TTGGGTGGTGTCCATCTGTCTGCCTGGATACCATCAGCAAGTGAGGATGCTGTCAACCTTATCAGA tcCCTTTGTTCATGGGACCCTTGCCATAGGCCCTCAGCTGCAGAAGCCCTTCAGCATCCTTTTTTCCAG AGTTGCTTTTATGTCCCGCCGTCGCTTCGTTCCAGAACTGCTACGACTAGAACACCCCCTCCTG CCAGAACAAGGGTAGGCTGTGAGCAGCAATATGGTAGGAGATATCAAGGCGCTTTATCAAATCCAAAGCTCCCTGGAAATTTTCCTCCTCCTAAGTTACATGCCTCTTTGGGAACAG GAGTGCAGCGCAAACTGGAAATGGCCAATGAA GCTGCAAACAAGAATGATGACACCTTGAAGAGTTCCACCGAACAGCCAAAGTATCGACCACCAGGAAGGAAAAGCCCCA ATTCTTTTAACAAAGGTGTGGCTGCATGCGGAGCGTCTGATACAGCGGAGAAGCTGTCCAGGATGACAATGGGTCCTCGAAGGCAGTCTTTTGGTCAGCCACAGCTTCCCAAGGGTGGAGTACAGTGGACTTCTGGATATCTTCGCCCAACCCAACAGATTCAGCCTGGCAGAGCTTATGCTAGGAAAGTTGCAGGCTGA
- the LOC120016294 gene encoding peroxidase 55-like: MEVRRGLALLMILMVVGKGEGQLVEGFYGSTCPNLEAIVQQAVTTKRIQTFVTIPATLRLFFHDCFVTGCDASVLIASPNGEAEKDAKDNLSLAGDGFDTVVKAKEAVEAQCPSVVSCADILALAARDVVVLAGGPSFAVELGRRDGLVSQASLVAGNLPEPEFDLAQLNAMFSKNNLTQLDMIALSGAHTLGFSHCDRFANRLYSFSPSSPVDPTLNPDYAKQLKEACPQNVDPSIAIDMDPVTPQTFDNAYYKNLVAGKGLFTSDDVLFIDSASQSTVINFANSPADFNAAFVTSMRKLGRVGVKTGRQGEIRRDCSAFNSLRQNIS; encoded by the exons atggaGGTAAGAAGAGGGTTAGCTCTGTTGATGATTTTGATGGTTGTCGGGAAGGGAGAAGGGCAACTAGTGGAAGGTTTTTATGGCTCTACTTGTCCAAACTTGGAAGCAATAGTGCAGCAGGCAGTCACCACAAAGCGCATCCAAACTTTTGTAACTATTCCAGCCACCCTGCGACTCTTCTTCCATGACTGTTTCGTTACG GGATGTGATGCCTCTGTCCTAATAGCATCGCCAAATGGAGAGGCAGAGAAGGATGCAAAAGATAACCTCTCCCTTGCTGGAGATGGCTTCGACACGGTggtgaaagcaaaagaagcagtAGAAGCACAATGCCCCAGCGTAGTTTCATGTGCAGACATATTAGCTCTTGCTGCAAGGGATGTTGTAGTTCTG GCAGGAGGACCTTCATTCGCGGTAGAACTGGGACGACGGGATGGCCTTGTCTCTCAAGCATCTCTTGTCGCTGGAAATTTGCCAGAACCTGAATTTGATCTTGCTCAACTTAATGCCATGTTTTCCAAGAACAACCTTACCCAACTTGACATGATTGCACTATCAGGAGCCCACACTCTTGGCTTCTCTCACTGTGACCGGTTTGCAAACCGTCTTTACTCGTTCTCACCATCTTCTCCAGTAGACCCTACACTGAATCCTGACTACGCAAAGCAGTTGAAGGAAGCATGCCCTCAAAATGTAGACCCAAGCATAGCCATCGATATGGATCCTGTGACTCCACAAACTTTCGACAATGCGTACTACAAAAACTTAGTAGCAGGGAAGGGATTGTTTACCTCAGATGATGTTCTGTTCATCGATTCCGCATCTCAGTCAACAGTCATAAACTTTGCCAATAGTCCAGCTGATTTTAACGCGGCCTTCGTCACGTCTATGAGGAAACTCGGAAGAGTGGGCGTGAAGACCGGTCGCCAAGGAGAGATAAGGAGGGACTGCAGTGCCTTCAACTCATTAAGGCAAAATATCTCATGA
- the LOC120016077 gene encoding uncharacterized protein LOC120016077: MIRCCQRPFVWPVLLRMAGTGSSQLQSSGMLSREQLLQLFDRFSFITSRSDAKKRIAEALNDKQEAVAVTTAIQEEIFLEMGVDPRFGLSCLGKVNMAYENDKDLMVRFYKFVADEEMVYEETELGAEGFKENLHAQQKLREQQLGMLNEMRKFHLDDQSAILEKLHQHMENANFEGEVSVLSSEQIQEIVGRRVSPLFRPR, translated from the exons ATGATTAGATGTTGCCAAAGACCATTTGTGTGGCCTGTGTTGCTTAGGATGGCTGGCACTGGAAGTTCTCAGTTGCAGAGCTCTGGAATGCTATCAAGAGAGCAGTTGCTTCAACTCTTTGATCGCTTCTCCTTCATCACTTCCCGTTCTG ATGCAAAGAAACGGATTGCGGAGGCTCTCAATGATAAACAG GAAGCTGTTGCTGTTACGACTGCAATCCaggaagaaatttttttggagATGGGGGTTG ATCCAAGATTTGGTCTTTCATGCTTGGGGAAAGTTAACATGGCTTATGAGAATGATAAAGATTTGATGGTTCGCTTTTATAAATTTGTTGCAGA TGAAGAAATGGTCTACGAGGAAACTGAGCTTGGAGCAGAAGGATTTAAGGAGAATCTGCATGCTCAACAAAAACTGCGGGAACAG CAATTGGGGATGCTAAATGAGATGCGGAAATTTCACCTTGATGACCAATCTGCAATTCTTGAGAAG TTGCACCAACATATGGAGAATGCCAATTTTGAAGGTGAAGTATCTGTTTTGTCATCAGAACAGATTCAAGAGATTGTTGGAAGAAGGGTGTCGCCTTTGTTTAGGCCAAGGTAG
- the LOC120016295 gene encoding uncharacterized protein LOC120016295 isoform X1: MDAIDSVFDPLREFAKDSVRLVKRIYEGGVPYSYWVRGDGICRVLREADVHPYQQHHRWIWLVRKLVPGYEVERIVLFCALTLSEKKGTGNLGHMEAVDLGMINPALPFKNEDADEAWLTPLIWT; the protein is encoded by the exons ATGGATGCCATAGACTCGGTGTTCGATCCGCTCAGAGAGTTTGCGAAAGACAGCGTTCGCCTCGTCAAGAG AATTTACGAAGGTGGCGTTCCGTACTCCTATTGGGTTCGTGGTGATGGGATTTGTCGGGTTCTTCGTGAAGCTGATGTTCATCCCTATCAACAACATCATCGTTGGATCTGGCTAG TAAGAAAACTTGTTCCAGGATACGAGGTGGAGAGGATTGTGCTTTTTTGCGCGCTGACTCTATCAGAAAAGAAAGGAACCGGCAATCTTGGGCACATGGAAGCCGTTGATTTGGGCATGATTAACCCCGCTTTGCCGTTTAAAAACGAAGATGCTGATGAGGCATGGTTAACCCCGTTGATTTGGACGTAG
- the LOC119979930 gene encoding probable methyltransferase At1g27930, with product MKNRSYATRTPYTDKPWLRAVLIGSTFAATILLVTFHQRNPSNRRSLLCSDEDGIAATATHLQTIVHYATSRTVPQQSKAEISVSFAVLQAIAPCNFLVFGLGHDSLMWASLNPRGTTVFLEEDPKWVHGILQNAPSLRVHTIDYHTRLSDADYLLSTYKSNKDCAASNVSLKVNTRCKLALSELPDSMYDTEWDVIMIDGPRGYFPETSGRMTAIYTAAVMARARTQPGVTHVFLHDVNRKVEKVYAEEFLCRKYLVKAIGRLWHFEIPPTDVSRRDGNFTFC from the coding sequence ATGAAGAACCGTTCATATGCTACTCGCACTCCGTACACGGACAAGCCTTGGCTTCGAGCCGTCCTAATAGGCTCCACTTTTGCCGCCACGATTCTTTTGGTCACCTTTCATCAGCGAAACCCCAGTAATCGCCGTTCACTTCTCTGCTCCGATGAGGATGGCATCGCTGCCACCGCAACCCATCTCCAAACCATTGTCCACTACGCCACGTCACGGACGGTTCCTCAGCAATCCAAAGCAGAAATCAGCGTCAGCTTCGCCGTCCTCCAAGCCATCGCCCCATGCAACTTCCTTGTATTCGGTCTAGGCCATGATTCCCTCATGTGGGCCAGCCTAAATCCACGTGGCACAACAGTATTCCTTGAGGAAGACCCCAAGTGGGTCCACGGAATCCTTCAAAACGCTCCTTCCTTGCGCGTCCATACAATTGACTACCACACACGCCTCTCCGATGCGGATTACCTCCTCTCCACTTATAAGTCCAACAAGGATTGTGCTGCCTCTAACGTGAGCCTCAAGGTTAACACCCGATGCAAGTTAGCACTCAGCGAGTTGCCGGATTCAATGTACGATACGGAGTGGGATGTAATAATGATCGATGGGCCGAGAGGGTATTTTCCGGAGACTTCGGGGAGGATGACAGCGATATACACGGCGGCAGTGATGGCGCGTGCACGAACGCAACCTGGGGTGACGCATGTTTTCTTGCATGATGTAAACAGAAAGGTCGAGAAGGTTTATGCGGAGGAGTTTTTGTGTAGGAAGTATTTGGTTAAGGCTATTGGAAGGCTTTGGCATTTCGAGATACCTCCTACTGATGTCAGTAGGAGAGATGgtaattttactttttgttAA
- the LOC120016293 gene encoding protein NUCLEAR FUSION DEFECTIVE 4-like gives MGRLKASFGSFINNRWLVFVAATWIQSCAGVGYLFGSISPVIKSSLGYNQTQLSKLGVAKDLGDSVGFLAGTLSEILPLWAALLVGALQNLIGYGWVWLVVTGRAPVLPLWAMCILIFVGTNGETYFNTAALVSCVQNFPKSRGPVVGILKGFAGLGGAILTQVYYMIHSPDHANLIFMVAVGPAMVVIALMFFIRPVGGHRQVRPSDGSSFTIVYSVCLLLAAYLMGVMLVQDLVDVAPTIATILTVIMIVILLFPIVVPISLSFCLEPRGSLEEVLLPKPEKQEPSNSEQDSNEVIFSEVEDEKPKEVDLLPAAERQKRIAQLQSKLAQAAAEGAVRVRRRRGPHRGEDFTLMQALIKADFWLIFLSMLLGGGSGLTVIDNLGQMSQSLGYDNTHIFVSLISIWNFLGRIGAGYFSEVVVRDYAYPRPVALVVAQFVMAIGHVFIAMGWPGAMHIGTLLIGLGYGSHWAIMPATASELFGLKKFGALYNFLTLGNPAGSLVFSGLLASYIYDREAEKQAHGHNDLIQNSGSILSGMLGVDQPLKCEGSVCYFLTSMIMSGFCIVAAVLSMILVYRTKSVYAHLYGKSRT, from the exons ATGGGTAGGTTGAAAGCAAGTTTTGGATCGTTTATTAACAACAGATGGCTCGTGTTTGTGGCTGCAACGTGGATTCAATCGTGTGCGGGAGTTGGCTATTTGTTTGGGAGCATATCTCCGGTGATAAAGAGCTCGTTGGGGTACAACCAGACGCAATTGTCGAAGCTGGGTGTGGCCAAGGACCTTGGTGACAGTGTTGGATTTTTGGCTGGTACCTTGTCTGAGATTTTGCCTTTATGGGCTGCTCTGCTTGTCGGGGCCTTGCAGAATTTGATTGGGTATGGCTGGGTTTGGCTTGTGGTTACTGGTCGAGCTCCAGTTTTGCCTTTGTGGGCT ATGTGCATTCTTATATTTGTTGGAACCAATGGTGAAACCTACTTCAATACGGCTGCTCTTGTTTCTTGTGTACAAAACTTCCCCAAAAGTCGGGGGCCTGTGGTGGGGATATTGAAGGGCTTTGCTGGGCTGGGCGGTGCTATTTTGACTCAAGTATATTACATGATCCACTCCCCTGATCATGCAAATCTTATATTCATGGTTGCAGTAGGGCCTGCAATGGTAGTCATTGCTCTAATGTTCTTTATCAGACCTGTTGGGGGCCACAGACAAGTCCGGCCATCTGATGGATCCAGCTTTACTATCGTGTATAGTGTGTGCCTTTTGTTGGCTGCGTATTTGATGGGAGTCATGCTTGTCCAAGATCTGGTCGATGTGGCCCCCACTATTGCAACAATTCTTACAGTAATTATGATTGTTATCCTTCTATTTCCCATAGTGGTTCCGATATCATTGAGTTTCTGTTTGGAGCCAAGAGGTTCACTGGAAGAGGTTCTTCTACCTAAACCTGAGAAGCAAGAACCCAGTAACTCTGAGCAGGACAGTAACGAGGTCATATTCAGTGAAGTTGAGGATGAAAAGCCCAAGGAAGTCGACTTGCTTCCTGCAGCAGAAAGGCAAAAACGAATTGCCCAACTGCAATCAAAACTAGCCCAAGCAGCTGCAGAGGGAGCAGTGAGGGTCAGGAGGAGGAGGGGTCCACATAGAGGTGAAGACTTCACTTTGATGCAGGCTTTGATTAAGGCAGACTTTTGGCTCATATTTCTTTCAATGTTATTGGGTGGTGGATCTGGATTGACCGTGATTGATAACCTGGGTCAGATGAGCCAATCGTTAGGATATGACAACACACATATTTTTGTATCCCTGATCAGCATTTGGAACTTCCTTGGTCGTATTGGTGCGGGTTACTTCTCTGAGGTTGTTGTGAG GGATTACGCTTATCCAAGGCCGGTGGCGTTGGTTGTAGCCCAATTTGTTATGGCCATTGGACATGTCTTCATTGCAATGGGATGGCCTGGGGCAATGCATATTGGCACTCTCTTGATTGGCCTTGGATATGGCTCCCATTGGGCAATTATGCCTGCTACCGCCTCTGAGTTGTTTGGCTTGAAAAAGTTCGGTGCTTTGTAtaattttctcactttggggAATCCAGCTGGATCTCTTGTCTTTTCTGGTCTACTTGCTAGCTATATATATGACCGTGAAGCAGAGAAGCAAGCTCATGGTCACAATGACCTGATACAGAATTCAGGTTCAATCTTATCAGGCATGCTTGGTGTAGATCAGCCACTGAAGTGTGAAGGTTCTGTATGTTACTTCTTAACTTCCATGATAATGTCAGGATTTTGCATCGTTGCAGCAGTGTTGAGTATGATTCTTGTCTACCGGACGAAGAGTGTCTACGCCCACCTTTATGGAAAATCTCGTACTTAA
- the LOC120016844 gene encoding cyclin-dependent kinase F-4-like isoform X4, producing the protein MLPRKVNPRISWHGKGVCLCTLIISTSSAEDLCHIPFSSPIICFNKERATWCSASMERYKLIKEVGDGTFGCVWRAINKQSGEVVAIKKMKKKFYSWEECVNLREVKSLRKMNNPNIVKLKEVIREHDILYFVFECMECNLYQLMKDREKPFAEAQLRKWCFQVFQGLVYMHQQGYFHRDLKPENLLVTKDVIKIADFGLAREIDSQPPYTEYVSTRWYRAPEVLLQSYSYTSKVDMWAMGAIMAELFTLRPLFPGTSEADEIYKICNVIGSPTMETWADGLNLARAINYQFPQLGGVHLSAWIPSASEDAVNLIRSLCSWDPCHRPSAAEALQHPFFQSCFYVPPSLRSRTATTRTPPPARTRVGCEQQYGRRYQGALSNPKLPGNFPPPKLHASLGTGVQRKLEMANEAANKNDDTLKSSTEQPKYRPPGRKSPINMDLDLYCLVSS; encoded by the exons ATGCTGCCACGGAAGGTTAACCCAAGAATCAGTTGGCACGGAAAGGGAGTTTGTTTATGCACCTTAATAATTTCTACATCTTCTGCCGAAGATTTATGTCATATACCTTTTTCCAGTCCTATAATTTGTTTCAATAAAGAAAGAGCTACTTGGTGTTCAGCGAGTATGGAGAG GTACAAGCTAATCAAGGAAGTTGGGGATGGGACATTTGGTTGTGTTTGGCGAGCAATAAATAAGCAGTCTGGTGAAGTG GTTGCaattaagaaaatgaagaagaaattttATTCATGGGAGGAGTGCGTAAATCTAAGAGAAGTGAAG TCCTTGCGGAAGATGAATAACCCTAACATTGTGAAGCTAAAGGAAGTCATCCGTGAACATGACATATTGTATTTTGTCTTCGAATgcatg GAATGCAACCTTTACCAACTTATGAAGGACAGAGAGAAGCCTTTTGCAGAAGCTCAATTGAGGAAATGgtgttttcaagtttttcagGGGCTTGTCTACATGCATCAGCAAGGATATTTTCACCGTGACCTTAAGCCTG AGAACTTGTTGGTCACGAAAGACGTAATTAAAATTGCTGATTTTGGTCTTGCACGAGAAATCGATTCACAACCACCATATACTGAATATGTCTCAACGCGTTG GTATCGTGCCCCTGAAGTTCTGCTTCAGTCGTATTCATATACTTCTAAAGTTG ATATGTGGGCAATGGGTGCCATTATGGCTGAGTTGTTCACTCTGCGGCCCCTTTTTCCCGGCACAAG TGAAGCAGATGAAATCtataaaatatgcaatgtaatAGGCAGTCCTACCATGGAGACGTGGGCTGATGGACTAAATCTTGCAAGGGCTATTAACTATCAATTCCCACAG TTGGGTGGTGTCCATCTGTCTGCCTGGATACCATCAGCAAGTGAGGATGCTGTCAACCTTATCAGA tcCCTTTGTTCATGGGACCCTTGCCATAGGCCCTCAGCTGCAGAAGCCCTTCAGCATCCTTTTTTCCAG AGTTGCTTTTATGTCCCGCCGTCGCTTCGTTCCAGAACTGCTACGACTAGAACACCCCCTCCTG CCAGAACAAGGGTAGGCTGTGAGCAGCAATATGGTAGGAGATATCAAGGCGCTTTATCAAATCCAAAGCTCCCTGGAAATTTTCCTCCTCCTAAGTTACATGCCTCTTTGGGAACAG GAGTGCAGCGCAAACTGGAAATGGCCAATGAA GCTGCAAACAAGAATGATGACACCTTGAAGAGTTCCACCGAACAGCCAAAGTATCGACCACCAGGAAGGAAAAGCCCCA TTAATATGGATTTGGATCTATATTGTCTGGTGAGTTCATAG
- the LOC120016844 gene encoding cyclin-dependent kinase F-4-like isoform X3 — translation MLPRKVNPRISWHGKGVCLCTLIISTSSAEDLCHIPFSSPIICFNKERATWCSASMERYKLIKEVGDGTFGCVWRAINKQSGEVVAIKKMKKKFYSWEECVNLREVKSLRKMNNPNIVKLKEVIREHDILYFVFECMECNLYQLMKDREKPFAEAQLRKWCFQVFQGLVYMHQQGYFHRDLKPENLLVTKDVIKIADFGLAREIDSQPPYTEYVSTRWYRAPEVLLQSYSYTSKVDMWAMGAIMAELFTLRPLFPGTSEADEIYKICNVIGSPTMETWADGLNLARAINYQFPQLGGVHLSAWIPSASEDAVNLIRSLCSWDPCHRPSAAEALQHPFFQSCFYVPPSLRSRTATTRTPPPARTRVGCEQQYGRRYQGALSNPKLPGNFPPPKLHASLGTGVQRKLEMANEVGCLAANKNDDTLKSSTEQPKYRPPGRKSPINMDLDLYCLVSS, via the exons ATGCTGCCACGGAAGGTTAACCCAAGAATCAGTTGGCACGGAAAGGGAGTTTGTTTATGCACCTTAATAATTTCTACATCTTCTGCCGAAGATTTATGTCATATACCTTTTTCCAGTCCTATAATTTGTTTCAATAAAGAAAGAGCTACTTGGTGTTCAGCGAGTATGGAGAG GTACAAGCTAATCAAGGAAGTTGGGGATGGGACATTTGGTTGTGTTTGGCGAGCAATAAATAAGCAGTCTGGTGAAGTG GTTGCaattaagaaaatgaagaagaaattttATTCATGGGAGGAGTGCGTAAATCTAAGAGAAGTGAAG TCCTTGCGGAAGATGAATAACCCTAACATTGTGAAGCTAAAGGAAGTCATCCGTGAACATGACATATTGTATTTTGTCTTCGAATgcatg GAATGCAACCTTTACCAACTTATGAAGGACAGAGAGAAGCCTTTTGCAGAAGCTCAATTGAGGAAATGgtgttttcaagtttttcagGGGCTTGTCTACATGCATCAGCAAGGATATTTTCACCGTGACCTTAAGCCTG AGAACTTGTTGGTCACGAAAGACGTAATTAAAATTGCTGATTTTGGTCTTGCACGAGAAATCGATTCACAACCACCATATACTGAATATGTCTCAACGCGTTG GTATCGTGCCCCTGAAGTTCTGCTTCAGTCGTATTCATATACTTCTAAAGTTG ATATGTGGGCAATGGGTGCCATTATGGCTGAGTTGTTCACTCTGCGGCCCCTTTTTCCCGGCACAAG TGAAGCAGATGAAATCtataaaatatgcaatgtaatAGGCAGTCCTACCATGGAGACGTGGGCTGATGGACTAAATCTTGCAAGGGCTATTAACTATCAATTCCCACAG TTGGGTGGTGTCCATCTGTCTGCCTGGATACCATCAGCAAGTGAGGATGCTGTCAACCTTATCAGA tcCCTTTGTTCATGGGACCCTTGCCATAGGCCCTCAGCTGCAGAAGCCCTTCAGCATCCTTTTTTCCAG AGTTGCTTTTATGTCCCGCCGTCGCTTCGTTCCAGAACTGCTACGACTAGAACACCCCCTCCTG CCAGAACAAGGGTAGGCTGTGAGCAGCAATATGGTAGGAGATATCAAGGCGCTTTATCAAATCCAAAGCTCCCTGGAAATTTTCCTCCTCCTAAGTTACATGCCTCTTTGGGAACAG GAGTGCAGCGCAAACTGGAAATGGCCAATGAAGTAGGGTGTCTG GCTGCAAACAAGAATGATGACACCTTGAAGAGTTCCACCGAACAGCCAAAGTATCGACCACCAGGAAGGAAAAGCCCCA TTAATATGGATTTGGATCTATATTGTCTGGTGAGTTCATAG